CTTAACCCaaggttaaaatattggttgggtcacagagggactgtggtagcgTTAACCTTTTAGTTTGTCAACCAGTCGTGAGTTACGTGATaaaaaagtgttaatttatgcaaatgtatgtaaCCCATCCGATTTCCTGACTTCTCTggaagatttccaaagaatttaactccaatctggctgggtcaaatgtTCTTAACTGTTCACACTATTTTCTTTAAgtctatataacaaaacgactattttgtttagcaataaagttcttacattttgactAAGAggcatttcaattttgccaatcatgttttaagtcacttttttgtgtcagtctttcaacccctgccattttagaatgaggatagatattGGAATATAAAATAGTCGTATTTCCTACATATACtattgtttcaagtgaaatattacattgcagaaaatagcatcaagtttttgacttaaattaattgttaattttaataccaaaatttaggTTTTCAGCCCAAGTATACACCCCtccatccttcgagtaaactactgccaacatagtaaattttcgattctctgttctttgaaaatttgtaataCGAGGGTGTTCATCCTAGATGAGAAAAAATTCCTAGGAAAATAACTGTGTGTTAATATTACATGGACCTCCAGcattactttcgaggtgcatactgccttaaaCTGGCGAAAATAGctcaaagttttgaaaatgttctgTTATATGAAgtgtttgcaaagatttttggaCTTTGTAATTACATACCTTTAAACGACAAGGATgaacaaatataaataagaaCATCAATGGGACAAGTGCATTTTTAATAGGTTACTCTGGCGAATCATTTGACTGACTGTCAAGGTCATTAAACTGCATCTTTCGCACTACTCGGTTCTGATAGGTGACTTTGACTGACGGATAGTATCAGATGAGATATTGGGACAATGTAAATGTTCCTATTCTTTGTATCGATGTATAAAGTAGGGGGATgtattacaaaatataaaaatgtgcTTTACACAAAATACTTTGAACAATATACtgtacacatttttattttcttcatagTTACTTGTTTGATTGTACAAAAATGCAAGTAAAGACAGAATTAGCTTTCTTGTATATAATTTGTAATCGAGATttgtaatcaaaacaaaataggaaaGTTAACTGGGTTTTAGAACACAATAATACTGAAGAcgttttctgttttattttcatcagagTAATTGTTATTAGAATCAACATCGACAGTGTTGTCTTCGAAGACAGAATTTCTTTTACATATGTACATGCCATAAAAAGggcctttgtttacattacacttcATAAGTCATAACTAAATAATATCAGTGTATCTTCACTAttatatttataattttatgTCAGTCTATGCTGCTTTGACAGAAATCAATAGTTGTGTAATGTAAAATGATAACTTAATGAGGATCTTATATGAAAATTGACAAATAGTGGAAATATACAAACTTTTGTATGTTGGCGGCcatattaatatttaattaGGTACACggtcataatttgcatatttttggggcaaGTGCTTTATGGTGATTCTAAAATATAAAGTTATTGGGATAGTCTTTGATTATTTCAAAGAAGACGTCATGTCGCATATTACTTCCAAATGTCAAACTCCACTTAGGGCCTTAGCGTGCAAAGGTTAATCGATCTTTCCAAATGAATTAtttgtttgggggggggggggggtccaaattttagaaatttaattttgaggggggggggtgttgcatttcatttgtagcTTAAGTTCGACCTCCCCTCCGTAAAAATAGAATTCTTCCTTAACTTTCCATTGAACCCCTGTCCTGCATAGCTAGGCATGAGTTCTGCCCAGAGGGCTGCACTATTCGGATGGCTATGGTCGGAGCTATGTAGGTTAAATCAGTCCCTTCAACCACGGTCAGACTGTGATTTGATGTTGGTtaggtagctgcaataattgtagccttagAGGGCTGGGCCGAGCGGCTTGgccttctgtcgtgcggcttgcGCGATGCATCAAGCCAAgtctacaattattgcagctatggGCCTTGTAGCTAGAACGTTCCAATTAATTGAACATCGTATTTTTATGCGGCAAGAAGCCCAGTCTACAGGACTTGCTGAGACACGTCATACAGTGGCCCCTATCAGTATCATACCAGCTTTGACATGGTTATTTTTGAACTAGATTCTCTGGCAGTACCTGATTACGTTCTTTCTCATTGAATTAGTCGTCTGAGGTTCTGACCCTAACAGTGGTGTGCGCTCTTCGATCATTTCAAGCCAGTTCAAGGACAAAAAACAAACGCGCATGCAGCGAAACCATTCTATACAAATCCAGTCAGACGGGCTAAAGTAAACTAAAAATTAGGTCATGGAAAACAAAGTAGTGACAGAGTCTACACCACGTCATGGCTTTCACATTATTTCGAACAAACTTTAAGGCTATGCAATGATAACCCGTGATGTAATTTTGGTaactatctacctacctacctacacacaGACGAATGTATCCCGGTGCACTCTAATTTGCAAACGACGTTTACGTTTACAAGTAGTTGAATCTGCTTTGAATGTTAACAGGGTTGCAGTTATGCAGACTGGGTAAACAGCCGTGTCAAGACCCCTTACTCAGCCAATTGTACTGTTGTTACTGGGAGCTAAGGCTACATTCACAGACACTTCTGGGGAGGGGGATAAAAATAGTTACCtgatttttcaaatgccccTAACAAACTCAAATTGCTTTCAAATACCCCTTCTGACTTGTTATAATTTCGAAATCCCTCTCTAAGGGATCGGACAGAAGTAACATGTAGGCCACAATTTTTcgtgcaagcatttttgaaaggTCGTGAAATTTCACGCATGCCTTTTTGGAAGGGTCATCATTTTTGCGCAAGTATTGTACAGCAAGATGTGCCCAATACATTGCTCCGTCCATAATTAAATCATCAAGGGAATCTTTGGGGCAATCTGTTAAAAATTTCtcacaaaacaagctatatctgtacatttatatatttttgatgatgtattttttactgtacacatatggctgTGTTGATAAGTAAAAGCCGGAGTTTCATCACGCGTCAGAAGTACAACAAGAAACTGAAGTAGATACACAAAACGAACCAACCCCCAAAATTAGCAAAACGTTACAGCCTAAAATTGACAAACCAacatgtattttatatttttgagtcCCCATCTTGAGTCCCAAAATCCCTTCAAATGCCCTGCCTTCAATATTTTCGAAACCCCTGCCCCCTCCAGAGGCGTTTATGAATGCAGCCTAAGGTCACAGTTTCAGTGATCCATAACCAACTGTACTGCAACGTAAAGGAACAAAATACCGAGCTAATACACAGGCCATGGGCCACTTCTCACAAACAGTTTTGAATAGGTATCCGTCATAACAACGTAACCGCTACCAGGATACTGATACGGTTAGTATTTGTGTTGGTTGTGAACCACTgatcattaaagggacaaagtcggccattttcatgaattttgtttgatgcaagatactttttatattttttgacacATTGAAAGATGCTGAATAAATGAGTGacaatgcatatattcgaccccggttgtagacaaattaaatgaaaccatcgcgaaattGGATGACCATTAATTCAATTTCGTGATGGATTCATGTATTGTGTCTACAGctggtgtcaaaaatatgcatggtcacccatttattatcCTTCAACATGgtaaacaaaataagtagtatctcgtatcaaacaaaatggccgactttgtccctttaaggctTTGTCATCTTATTTATGTCACAGTTTTCAGTTATATTTCTTTTTCTCAGTAAAGTCAAATAGGTAAACGTGCGATCCAATATAGTCATGTGACCAATCTTGTCATGCCCTCTATGACGCATGCATTTATTCTTGGGACTAATATTAAAGAGGCCAAGCGTTCCTAaaaatgacacacagagtgtagtTAAATAAACAAAAGTATGTAATATAAATGATTTACCCACTGTTACCTTAcataaatttacctgcatttcATTGATAGATTGAATGTTAAATCGTTTTCCCTCAATGGTTCGCATTATGTGCTATTCGGTGCGATACATATTACTTTCAATGCTTTCCAACGTGTATTTTACTCGATCTACACATTCAGGCCGAAGGATGGAACCGTATAACCAATTCCTTACATCAAAAGTGACCTTCGTCCTTGAAAAACGTTCACATAATTTGATGAACGTCATAATTagtaaaaaaaggaaaactcAGCATTCTGGTTATTCTGGTGGAAGTGTTCACAAAACCTACATGTGCGATGAATGCATACGTGAAAACTTGGCAGTCATCTAACATGAAGACATCGTTGGGTTCAGGAGACCTTTCTATAAGTGCGTAGTGACTACACAATTGACGCTATTAAATATACAGCAATGATAACTTTTAAAACTCTGTTTTGCTTAGTTCTGTGAGACATATCTGTGAAAGTCCCGGATACAAAAGAACTAAAGAATCACCGGAAGATGTATCTTTCAATACAATTTCAATGACGTGAGAAGCAGTGAAGATATGGCCATAAAAAGTCATACATACTGTCGATTCTAtctataaaaaaataatttgatattgaAATTACAAAGACGATATTCGCCAGCGCTTTTGACATTGTTTCCGGAATTACTTCGCTGAGTCACTAACTGAAGTCTACAgtataatttttgaatttcattaagTTTATCTTACACGCAATTCAAGTTAAGTGACTGACTTACAATTAATTCAAATTCTGATTCACTATTAAGGGACAGTGACTTTAAATTTTCTTAATGTTTATAATGATTTATTATTTGTAGAAACATTACAGCCATGCTGTTTTGTTCTAATAGCCGTGACAGTCTCATCACTTGTGGTATGTCAATGCAATCTGTCCATTATAGAATTGCTGTTGAcactttattaatttattttacttttgttaAGACTGATATAAATCTGTTGCCAAGTGACAAGTTGGTAATGGTTGCATGCCTAACAGAGTCACGTGGATATAGATAGAGTCGAATCAAGATAATCAGAACCTACTGGTGGAGCTAGTCAAGTAGGAACTGACTTCCCTAGTCCTATACTTCCAGAGCGAGGTTACAATTTATGATATTCAGCAAAGATCCTGTCGATCCTGTATGACGACACCTACAGCACAATGTTACAGTTTGTATTTAAATACGACTGCTCCTTTACAATCAGCAGGCATACCAGCTAATGGCTTCCAACCATCCGTTTCAAAGTTTGCATATTTGATCATGTCACCTATGAATACAAATCCTGGGTCTTTGGAAAGGACGTGCTGAACTATTGGATTGGTCACTTCACTGTATGCAAATTTGACGCCTTTCAGCTTTCCAAGCTTGAAGCTGTGATAAATCATCCGTAGAATGAGGTTCCTTCCATGGTAATCATCACCGACACCAACTTGGTATGTCTCCATCATCCTATTCCCACGTGACTGCTCAGCTTTTACTTCATCTAGCTGGTAAAACCTTGCCCTCAATATAGCGATTACATCCAGATAAGGCTTCACCTGTCGTATCAGCTTTAGGTCGTAATCTTCGCTGCCGTCTTTTTCGtgggatttcaaaattgacGTTAATACACCAGCTACCTTATTGACCTCTGTGTCGATGGCAACCGTCCCTACACCATCACGAATGGTTTGGTTGACAGCTATTTCGTTTAAGTGCTTCACACACTCGCACGAAGCTCCAAGATACTTAAGTACAGGTCCGTGTCTATAGAAAACATCCGTCAGCAATTCAATTGCACCAGCACGATGTGACTCCTGCAGTACCCTCAGCTCAATTCTTGATTTCGTCCTGCCAGATCCATCCCTGCAATTAACAGTTTATCTTATtcacgtatatgtatgatagTGCCACACGGTCCTTTATAGTAATTATAAAGACTGGGACAAAAGTTGCTGTACAGTAgccgtaatttttttttagtatgCCACCGATTTTTCGACTCCAAAGTGCAGATCGTtacttaaaatttgcatactggGGAGAATATATCTCATTGCGATGCTATGATTACACATGCAGGTGTTTTTTCTGCAGGAAATCAATCACGGATTGAACCTTAAAGATAAGTCTTGTAGAAATATCGGAagcaatttacatgtacattcaacATTCGAAGTTACAGGATTAAATTTTAATTCACAAACAACCACTTAATCAGCACAACGTGACCCCGTGTGTTACCACGGCATCTCAGTTTGACTTTAGCCCAAAGCAAAATTAACATATCtgctcaaatttcaaaataaggaACACAGTGCTATCCATTGATATTTGGTTGTGCTATTTTCTGTCCGAACAGTGCCATTATTTTGTTTCCCACGAGAACATCACGATCATTTGTAAACTGTTGGACATTTCAGGAACTCTATCATGTTCGGCCACAGGACGTGAGCCGTATGTGATATGTTTTGACCATCTTCACAGGTTTTGTGTATCCATACAGTTTAAGACGGAtattttgatgaagtaaacatACGAATAGACATTATTAACAGattcctgatttttttttctttcctacCTTCCACTGGTAAGTTGACGCTCAAACGACAAAATGTTGTTACACTTCAGTACGGCTGGTATACGGCACGACTTTGTCATCCGTAAGATTTGGCGAAACTGTGTTGCTAACATGATGCGTTGGAACATCTAtggtaaaatacattttagaaTACAACTTTTGAGTTTACAGTATAGGTATGAGAAAAAAGTTTGCCGACAGCTCACTATTACTGGAGTTTGTGTGCACGACCAGCCTTGAGTCGCTAAGGGCGCGTTCAAAAAATGATGGGGGCGCTCTGAAGGaattgcgattgaaatcttattttttcaggcCCCCAATACCCTTAAAAATGTCACGTCTCCCCCGTCTacatgatcaaaaattttctagtccccccaattatcatatagccgcatatttattaggaatgcatgcagagtaaagataaacatgtattgcataGCTCTGCACGCAGATTTTCgtcactacctcttatcagcagctTGTAGTGCTATATTTCTGAGGcaaattcttaaattgattcatttttaaatgcatcagtggacttttgggatttatcagtctaagcctaCTTCAGTTTAtcaaactctggccaggtcaatggcaccagctatAAAGAGCACACAAATTTAATGACAGTCATGAGAacgtatgcaaattgtgaattcctggctacattttaccaAAGTACGAAAAACTGACAACAGTGACCAAGCGATAAAAAatcggg
Above is a window of Ptychodera flava strain L36383 chromosome 19, AS_Pfla_20210202, whole genome shotgun sequence DNA encoding:
- the LOC139118499 gene encoding uncharacterized protein isoform X1, which translates into the protein MFQRIMLATQFRQILRMTKSCRIPAVLKCNNILSFERQLTSGRDGSGRTKSRIELRVLQESHRAGAIELLTDVFYRHGPVLKYLGASCECVKHLNEIAVNQTIRDGVGTVAIDTEVNKVAGVLTSILKSHEKDGSEDYDLKLIRQVKPYLDVIAILRARFYQLDEVKAEQSRGNRMMETYQVGVGDDYHGRNLILRMIYHSFKLGKLKGVKFAYSEVTNPIVQHVLSKDPGFVFIGDMIKYANFETDGWKPLAGMPADCKGAVVFKYKL